Genomic window (Pseudomonas xantholysinigenes):
GTGTCGAAGATATCGCCGGCGATCAGCAGGGCATCGGGCTGGCGCAGGCGCAACTGGCCGAGCAGCCAGTCGAGGAAGCAGGCGTGTTCGAAATCGCGTTCCTGGCCGTGAAGGCTTTGGCCCAGGTGCCAGTCGGAGGTGTGAAACAGACGCATGGTTGACCTGTGGTTTGTCGGATCAGGCAAGCCGTCGCTTGTCGTGAATGGGCTCTCGGAAGGGCGCGTATGGTAACCCAAGTCGGCCTTGGGCATCGGCGTCGACATGGCCGCTTGTTGGATAATCCCGTGAATGATTAAATATTTTGAAACAAGGATGTTTCATGAAACCCCGCATCGCGCCCGCGTCATCCCCATTCGCATCGTCGTCCCGGACACCGTCGTCCGTGGCGCGCCTGCGCGTGGGCCAAGGGTTTTCGCAACCAGGCGCGGGGTGGCAGGGATGCTGTCGCCGTGTGATGCCCGCCTTATCGAACGTCATCAAGGATCTGCAATGGAAAGTATTCCGCAAACCCAAGTCCCGGCCGACCTGAGCCGCTACAAGCCGAAATGGCAGGAACGTTTCGCCTTTTTCGAGCAGAACGGTGGCCCTCGTGACCCACGCTTCAAGCAAGCCTTCAAGGCGTTGTCGCTGGGCAAGCGCCTGCTGATCAACATGAACTGGATCGCGTTCTTCTTCGGCCCGATCTACCTGTTCGTGCTCGGCTTGTGGAAGAAGAACCTGGCGTTGCTGGGGATTTCGCTGCTCGTGGGTATCGTGCTCGGCTTCTACGAAGGCTTCACCGGCACCGAGCTGCCTCGCGCCGTGGACACTGGCGTGAACTGCGGCCTGGCGGCGCTATGGGCCACCGTGACCAACTACGCCTACTACCTCAAAGAGGTCAAGGGCCAGCAGGGTTGGAACCCGTTCGAGAAGTGATAGGCACGTGCATGGCGCCGTTGTGCGCCATGCCTGGCTGAACGCGGGCGCTCTTCACCGATAAGGTGATGAGCGCCCGTTTCATTTCGGATACAGCGGTGGCAGGTTGCCGGTCTCCCCGGCCGGTGCCAGCACCTGCTCGGCGGGTGGGATGGTGCCGATTGCCCGCCACAGTTCATCACCGTGCCAGTACTGGCCACTTTCGCTGTACAACGCTCCGTTCAAGCCATCCAGCGCATCGGACAGCGGCACGAAGCGCGCGGCCATTTCGGCCAAGGTCTCCGGCTGCTGGCGGGCCCAGGCATCGAGGGCCTGGCGCGTGGCCTGGGGGTCGTTGGCCTGGCAGGCGCGTTTGAGGTCGTCGAGCAGGGTACGCGGGCTGGGGCCGCTTTGCGCGGCGCGCAGCACCGCTGGCTGCGAGCGCGCGCGCCACCACAGGGCGAAACCGGCCAGGGTGGTCAGGGCCAGCAGCAGCGTGGCCAGCTGCCAAGGCCAGAGCAGGGCATTGCCGACACGGCTGTCGCCGACCGGAGTGTCCGCGCTCAGGGCCGGGTTGTCCTGCACGTTCAGGGTGCGCGCCGGCAGGCTGCTGTGTTCCAGATGGTCCTCGCGGGTGTTCCACCAGGTCACCTCCAACGCTGGCAGGGCCAGTTCGCCGCTGTGGGTCGGCACCAGTGCCTCGCGCTCCTCGCGATTGGCGATCATGCCGCGCTCGCTGATGTCATTGCGCAGCAAAGGCTGGTCCGGGTAGCGGCGCAGGCCAACGGCCTCGGTGGCCGGCAGCGGCGGCAGTTGGGGGCTCGACAGGCCCTCGGCCCGCAGGGTGATATTGCGGGTCAGCGAATCGCCGATCTGCGTGGCCTGGCTCGCGGGATCGGGATTCCAGTGCTCTTCCAGGGTCAGGTTGCGTGCCGGCAACCAGGGACGGTCGCTGGGGTAGCTGGCGGGGATCGGCTTGACCTCCAGGCGCAACGGCTGCGAACTGACCTGCACCTGGCGCCCGACCCGTGGGCTGCCGGCGGGCTGCTCGCCGTTGTCGGCGGCGGTGGCGGTGAACTTCAGCGGCGGTACTTCGAGGGGGCCGCTTTGTTGCGGATAGAGGGCGTAGCGGGTCTCGATCACGCCGTGGCGCACGCCATTGATGTCCTTCTCGTAGGTGCGCGACTCGCCCAGTGGGTCGACCTTGGCGTTCTCCAGTTGCAGCGGGCTCAGGCTGCTGTCGTCGTACAGCGCTACCGAGTGGTAGATGCGCAGGGTCAGCACGGCCTGGGCCTGGACGTACACCGAGGGGCTGTCCAGCGTGGCCTCGATGAACACCTGGGAGGCCACGCCCGGGCGTTGGCTGTCGGCCTGCTGCACCTGCAGTTCGATGGGCTGGCTGTGGGACTGGCCCAGTTGCAGCGACGGAATGTTCAGGCTGCCGCTGCGCCTTGGCAACAGAGTGATGATCCAGCGGGTGCTGGCGCGGGTTTCGCCGTCGAGGCTGTGCAGGCTGTTGAGCTGGCGCGTGCCGCGCACCTCGAAGTCGCCTTCCAGGGCGCGCAGGTCGGGTTTGCCGAACTGGGTGACGTCCTGGCTCTCGAGGGTCAGTTCCAGGGTTTCGCCAGCTTCCAGGCGCGTGCGGTCGACGCTGGCCTGGAGGACAGGTTCGGCCTGGGCCGCGAGGCTCCACAGCAGGCCAAGGAGAAGGGCGCCGAAGCGACTCATCGTGGGTTTTCCTGATGCAATTGCTGTTCGTACCAGAATTTGCGCCGTAGCAGTTCCGCCGGGTTGTCGGGGATCTCTCGCAGCCATTGCTCGAGGGCCTGGCGCTGTTCGGCGTCGAGGCTGGTGGCAAGCGGCCGCTGTGGCGGCTGGGTGATGCTGTCGTCGTCGCCCGTGGCATTGCCCGGTGCTGTTGCCTGGGTAGTGCCGTTGTTGTCGGCGCCAGCCTGGGCCTGCTCGTCGCCGCCGGGCGTGCCCTGGGACGGGTTGCTGGCCGAGCTGCTGTTGCCCTCGCTTTCGTTGCCCGGGCTGCCCTGGGCGTCGGCCTCGGCCGGTTGTTCCTCGGCCTTGGCCTGGCGCTGTTGCAGCAGTTGCTGGACCAGCGCCTGGTTGTCCAGGGCCGGCTTCAGGTCGGGCTGGCGCTCCAGGGCCTGTTCGTAGGCGTCCAGTGCCGCTTCCAGTTCGCCGGCGCGGGCCAGGGCATTGCCTCGATTGTAGTGCGCCGCGGCGCTGCCGCCCTGGGCGAAGGCGGCGGCGGCACCTGCGAAGTCGCCGGCCTGGTACAAGGCCATGCCGCGCCACTGCGGGTCTTCGAAGTGTTTGGCGGCGGCGGCCGGCTGCTGGCGTTCCAGCAGACGCTGGCCTTGCTGGTCGGGGCGTAGCCACAGGTCGTTGAACTCGAAGGCCTGGCTCGGTTGCGGCAGCGCCAGCAGCAGCGGCAGGCAGAACAGCCAGCCACGCCGCCCGGCGCAAGCGGCGAGCAGTAACAGTGGCAGCAGCAGCCAGTAGCCCTGGTCGGCCCAGCTGTCCAGTTGCACGGTCTGGCCATTGTTGTGCAGCAGGCGTGGGTTGTCGAACAGGCCCAGGCCGCGCAGGTCGAGATCGTCGATGCGGGCGTGGCGGTAGCGTCCGCCGGTGCCGCCGATGAAGGCTTTCAGCGAGGTGCTGTCCAGCCGTGGCACCAGAATGGCACCTTGTTCATCTTTCAGGAACTCGCCGTTGGCTTGGCGTACCGGCGCGCCCTCGGCGCTGCCGATGCCCAGCATCAGCAGGCTTGGGCCCTGGCGGCCGAGGGCCTGGACGATGCCCTGGCGCTCCGGCTCGCTCAGCGCCGAGCCGATCAGCAGCAGCCGACCCTGGCCCAGGCCGCTCTGGGCCAGCAGCGCCAGGCCTTTTTGCACGGCCAGGTCGGCGCGTTGGCCGGGTTGCGGCATGATCGACGGGTCGACCGCCTCGAGCAGGTTGCGGGTGGTGCCCAGGTCGTCGGACAGCGGCACCAGGGTATGCGCGCTGCCGGCATAGACGATCAGCGCGGTCTGGCTGTCGCGGCGGTGCTCGAGCAGGTCGAGGATCTTGCGCCGGGCCTGTTCCAGGCGGTTTGGCGCGCTGTCCTCGGCGAGCATCTGCGGGGTCAGTTCAAGCAGGATCACCAACGGGTCGGCCGGGCGCTGGCGGGTTTCCTCCAGCCGTTGCCAGCTTGGGCCGAGCAGCGCCAGGACCACCAGCAGCCAGGCCAACCCCAGGGCGACCCAGGGCAGCTTGCCGCTGCCGCCGCGCCCGCCGCCAAGGAGCACGGCATGGAACGCCTGCGGCAGGATCAACTGCCAGCGCCCGGCACGCTTGCGTCGGTGCCAGAGCTTGAACAGCAGCCAGCCGAGCAGCGGGATCACCAGCAACCAGAGCGGGCGCAACCATTGTGGCCAGAGATCGATCATCGCCGCCTCCTCAGGCGCAGGCGCTTGAGGCGCTGGCGCCATTCCGGGTGTGGTTGCAGGAAGCGCGGCTTGCGCAGCAGGCGCTGCAATTGGTTGTCGGGCCATTGCACGGCCACCACCAGCAACACGCTGAGCAGCAGCGCCAGGCCCAGGGGCCAGGCGTACAGCTCGATGGCGGTGCGGGCCTGGGTGGGTTGCTGCGCCACCGGTTCCAGCTGGTCGAGAGTGTCGCCGATGGCGCCCAGCTCGGCGCCGTCGTGGGCGCGGAAATAGCTGCCGTGGGTGATGTCGGCGATTTCCTTGAGCGCGGCTTCGTCCAGGTCCAGGCTCGGGTTCAGCCCGAGCAGGCCGGGGGTGCCGCTGGCCTCGGGGTTGGCACCGATGCCGATGGTGTAGATGCGCACGCCTTCCTGGGCGGCCAGGCGCGCGGCGGTCAGTGGGTGGATCTGCCCGCCGTTGTTGGCGCCGTCGGTGATCAGGATCAGCACCCGGCTCTGCGCCGGACGTTGGCGCAGGCGCTTGACTGCCAGGCCAATGGCGTCGCCGATGGCGGTGTTCTTGCCGGCGATGCCGATCTGCGCTTCGTCGAGGAAGGTGCGCACGGTGCGCCGGTCGAAGGTCAGCGGTGCCTGCAGGTAGGCCTGGCTGCCGAACAGGATCAGGCCGACCCGGTCGCCCTGGCGGTCCTGGAGAAAATCGCCCATCAGTGCCTTGACCAGGTCCAGGCGGCTGATTTCATCGTTCTGCCACTGCATGTCGGGGAAGTCCATGGAGCCGGACACATCCACCGCCACCAGCAGGTCACGGCCGCTGGCCGACACCGGCACCGGGTCGCCCAGCCATTGCGGGCGCGCCGCGGCCAGGAGCAGGAGTAGCCAGATCAGCAGGAACGGCGCCTGTTGGCGCCAGGTCGGCAGGTTCAACCGGGCGCGGCGCCCGGCGAGGCCCTCGAGTTCATCAAGAAAGCCTACCTTGAGCACCGGCTCGCCGCTGTCGGCGGCGGGCAGCAGCAGGCGCGCCAGCCAGGGCAGCGGCAGCAGCAGGAAGATCCACGGCCAGGCCAGTTCAAACATGTTTGCGGATCCAGGTTTCGACCGCCTGGGCGAGCCCGGCGATGGCCTTGTCGTCGAGTTTGCACTCGGGCCGGTAGGCGCCTTCGACCAGCACCATCCAACGGGTCAGGCCGGCGGCCGGGCAGCGGTTGTCGAGGAACGCCAGCCACTGGCGGCCATTGAGGGTGTGGCTGTTGGCGCCGGGGTAGTGGTTGCGGCACAGGCGTTTGAGCAGTGCGTTGATCTGTTGTAGCCAGGCGCCGGCGGGGGCGCCGTCGTAGGGGCGCGGCAGGCGCGCGAGTTCGGCCAGGGCCTCGATGCGCACCGGGTCCAGGGGCTGTTCGGCGCGTGCCACCACGGCCTTGCGTGGACGCCAATGGCGCAGGCGCCAGAGCCCCCAGCCCAGCAATGGCAGCAACGCGAGCAGCAGCCACCAGCCCGGTGCCGGTGGCCACAGGCCGATGGCATGCGGAGGGATCAGCGGTTGCAGTTGATCCAGTGGGTTCATTTCGCCGTCCCTGGGCGTTGGGCGTTCAGGTACTCGCGCAACTGCTCGATCATTTCGCTCTGGGTGCTCAGTGGCATCAGCACCACCCGCAGCTTTTGCGCCAGCAGCTCCCAGCCCTCGATACGTGCCTCGGCCTGCTGGCGGTAGGCCTGGCGCAAGCTGCTGTCGAGGGTGTCGAGTTCCAGTTGCGCGCCGCGTTGGGCGAAACGCAGCAGGCCGGCGGCGGGCAGGGCGTGGTCGAGGGGGTCGCTGACGGGCATCAGCAATACGTCGCAGTGCCGGGAAAGCATTGCCAGGTGCTGCTCGACGCTGGCGCTGAGCGCGCGCTCGTCGCAGATGACGATGGCCAGGCTGCCGGGGCGCAGCACCTCGCGCGCCCGACGCAAGGCCAGGCCCAGGCTGTCGGGTTGCGGCACGGCCTCGGTGTGCAGGGCCTGGTTGACCTTGGCCAGGCGGTTGAGCAGTTGCAGCAGGCTCTGCTTGCTGCGCCGGGGCTTGATTTCCAGGTGGTCGTTGTCGCCGAAAACCAGGCCGCCGATACGGTCGTTATGGCCCAGCGCGGCCCAGCCGAACAGCGCCGCGGCCTGGGCCGCCAGTACTGATTTGAACATCAGTCCGGAGCCGAAGAACAGGCGCTGGCTCTGCTCGACCATGATGAAGATCGGCCGTTCGCGCTCTTCGTGGAACAGCTTGGTATGGGGTTCCTGGGTGCGCGCGGTGACGCGCCAGTCGATGTTGCGCACGTCGTCGCCGGCCTGGTAAACGCGGACCTGGTCGAAATCGACGCCGCGCCCGCGCAGCCGCGAGTGGTGCAGGCCGACCAGTGGGCTGCGCTGGCCGGGCCGCGAGAACAGCTGGATCTCACGCACGCGGTGGCGCATGTCGATCAGTTCGGCCAGGCCAATGCGGATGCCGGGTTCGGCCACGTGCGCGGTGGGCATGGGTCAGGCGACGGCGACGACGTCGAGGATGCGCTGGACCACACGGTCCTGGTCGACCCCTGCGGCCTCGGCCTCGAACGAGAGGATGATGCGGTGGCGCAGCACGTCGAACAGTACCGCCTGGATATCCTCGGGGCTGACGAAGTCGCGCCCGGCGAGCCAGGCATGGGCCCGTGCGCAGCGGTCCAGGGCGATCGAGCCGCGTGGGCTGGCGCCGTAGGCGATCCAGTCGGCCAGTTCGCTATCGAACTTGGCCGGGGTGCGGGTGGCCATGACCAGTTGCACCAGGTATTCCTCCACCGCGTCGGCCATGTACAGGCCGAGGATTTCCTTGCGCGCGGCGAAGATCGCTTGCTGGCTGACGCGCCGTTCGGGCTTGACCTCGCCGCCCAGCGCCTCGCCGCGGGCCTGCAGGAGGATGCGCCGCTCGACCGCGGCGTCGGGGAAGCCGATCTTCACGTGCATGAGGAAACGGTCGAGCTGGGCTTCGGGCAGTGGGTAGGTGCCTTCCTGTTCGATCGGGTTCTGGGTGGCCATCACCAGGAACAGCGGCGACAGTTCGTAGGTGCTGCGGCCAACGCTGACCTGGCGTTCGGCCATGGCCTCGAGCAGTGCCGACTGGACCTTGGCTGGGGCGCGGTTGATTTCGTCGGCCAGTACCAGGTTGTGGAAGATCGGGCCTTGCTGGAACACGAAGCTGCCGGTTTCCGGGCGGTAGATCTCGGTACCGGTGATGTCGGCGGGCAGCAGGTCGGGGGTGAACTGGATGCGATGGAACTGGGCCTCGATGCCTTCGGCGAGCTCCTTGATGGCCTTGGTCTTGGCCAGGCCCGGGGCGCCTTCGACGAGCATGTGGCCGTCGGCCAGGAGCACGATGAGCAGGCGCTCGACCAGTTTTTCCTGGCCGAGGATCTGGGAGGAGAGAAAGGTGCGCAGCGCGATCAGCGCCTCACGGTGTTCCATCGTCGAGGGTTCCTGGGGATGGGCCCTGGCGCGCTGGGAGCGGTTGCCGGGCGGGGGTGGATACTTTAATCCATCCGGGGGGGTGGGGACCAATGGAGGTTTGCAAAATTCGTGTAAAGGCGTGAGGAATATACGAGTCGGTTGTAGGGGGAGTTTTTGATGCTGTTGGGTGATGTGTCTGGCAGGGATTATTGTTTACTATTGGCCATAATCCCGCTGTGGATTTGTACTTGCTGGGTTTATGCGCGTGATGATGTGTCCAGGTTGCAATAGTTGGTATTTGATCAGTAATTAACTTGTGTCTCGTTTCTCGCCGCTCGTTTCTCGTTTTCTTGCTCTTGCTCTTGCTCTGCTTCTAAGCGCGCGATATTTCAGGCGCCGCCAATTGCGACTTCAGGAGGCCGAGCGGAGTTCTTGCGGAGGGAGGTGACGGGCATGGATGCCCGTCAAGCGCTGCGCCCCAGGATGGGGCGTTCAGCGCGGTCCTCCCGGGAGCAAGAACGGAGCGAGGGGACCCCGGAGCGAAGCGTAGGGGCCGGATGAATGGAGCGAGGATTTTTTGGTGACTTTTTGATCCTTCAAAAAGTTACCCGCCGTAAGGGCGGAAAGGTGACTATGCGTCGCCATCGCCAATGAATGAGCGTATAACTTTCAAAACCCACGCTCTGAAAGTCAAAGTCAAAGTCGGTCGGCGTGGGTTTCTACAGATGTAAGCGCATTCATTTACGATGCCGACGCATAGTCACCTTTTCGCCCTTACGGCGAGTCACTTTTTGTCAAACGCGACAAAAAGTAACCAAAAAACGCTGCGCTCCGTTCATCCGGCCCTGCGCTTCGCTCCGGGTCCCCTCACTCCGGCCTTGCTCCCGGGAGGACCGCGCTGAACGCCCCATCCTGGGGCGCAGCGCTTGACGGGCATCCATGCCCGTCACCTCCCTCCGCAAGGCCTGCGTTCGGCCTCCTGAAGTCGCGAAGGTACGGGCGGCGCCTGCACTGACGTAGCTGTCGCTAGCCAGTTGTGAGGTTAACCTTTCGGCTTCCGATCAAAATCAAAATCAAAATCCAAGTCGCGGCAGCGTTCAGTTCTTCGCTTGCGAATGCCGCCATCCTTGGTCAAAAAACGCAAACACCACCACCAACACCCCAGCCACCGCCAGGATCAACGCCACGCCATCGGTGGAATGGGTCGCCGACCCGGCCACCAAGGCCAGTCCGCCCAGCGGCGCCAAACCACCGGCCACCGCGGTACCGACCTCGCGCCCCGTGCCAAACCCGGACGACCGCGTCTGGGTCGGAAACTGTCGGCTGAGGAAAGACCCCTGTGGCGCGAACATCATCGGCGCAAGAATACCGGTGCCCACGGCAATCGCCAGGTAGATCAGCATCGGCTCGCCCGTCGACAGCAGCGCCAGGAAGGGATAGGCGAACAACGCCGACAGCACGCCACCGAGCATCAACACGGTCTTGCTGCTCCACTTGTCACACAGCCAACCGAAAAACGGCACGGCAAAGATCGCCACCAGACTGGCCAGGGTCACCGACAGCGAGGTGACATGCGCCTCGACGCCCTTGAACTGCGTCAGGTAGGCCAGCGAGAACGTCTTGAAGATGTAGCTCAGGGCGTTGTAGCCCACGGCCACGAAGAACACCACGGCCAGGCCCTTGAGGTCGTTCTTGAACAACAGCTTGAGCGGCGACACCTGTGGCTTTTCCTCGGCCTTGTCCAGCGCCTTGAAGTCCGGTGTCTCGGGAATGCTCTTGCGTACCCACAAGCCCACCGCTACCAAAGCGATGCTGGCAATGAACGGAATACGCCAGCCGCCGGCCAGCAGGAACTCGTTGCCGTTCATGGTCAGCAGGTACACCGTCAGCGACGACAGCAGCAGGCCCAGGTTCAGCCCCAGCGCCGGCCAGGCGCCCTGGCTGCCGCGCTTGCCTTCGCTGGCGTGCTCGTAGGAGGTCACCGCCGCGCCCGACAGCTCGGCGCCGGCGCCCAGGCCCTGGATGATGCGGATGATCACCAGCAGGATCGGCGCCCAGATGCCGATGGTGGCGTAGCCGGGGATCAGGCCGATCAACATGGTGCACAGGCCCATCATGCAGAAGGTGATCACCAGTACGTGCTTGCGCCCGAAACGGTCGCCCAGGTAGCCGAACAGCACGCCACCGAAGGGGCGGGCGATGAAGCCGATGGCGAAGGTGGAGAACGCCAGCAGCGAGGCCACGGCCGGGTTGCTCGGGTCGAAGAAGATCTTCGAAAAGACGATCGCCGCCATGGTCGCGTAGAGGTAGAAGTCATACCACTCCAGCATCGAGCCGAAGATGGTCGCCGCCGCCACCTTGCGCAGGCGCTTGCGTTGCTGTTCGGGGGTTTCGCTCGCGGCCAGGGCCGTCTCGTGTACCGACATGGGGTTTTCCTTGTTGTCTTTGTAATTGTGGGTGCAGCAGGTGGATCAGCGGGCCTTGAGGATCTTCTCGGCGATCATCTGGCCGATGGGAATGGCCGAGGTGGCAGCGGGCGATGGGGCATTGCAGACATGCACCATGCGTGGGGTCTCGGCGAACAGGAAATCGTGCACCAGGGTGCCGTCGCGCATCACCGCCTGGGCGCGGATCCCGGCTTCATAGGGCAGCAGGTCCTCGACCTCCAGCGATGGGCAGTACTTGCGGCACTGCTCGAGGTAGCCGCGCTTGAACAGCGAGTTCTTCATCTCGGTGGTGCCGGAGCCCAGGTTGTTCCAGATGGTTTTCCAGAAGCCGGGGAAGCGTGCGTATTCGGCCACGTCGCGCCAGTTCACCGAAAACTTGCGGTAGTTCTCCCGGCCGAAACCAAGCACCGCGTTGGGGCCGACGGTGACGCTGCCGTCGATCATCCGCGTCAGGTGCACGCCGAGGAACGGCAGCTCCGGGTCGGGGATCGGATAGATCAGGTGGTTGACGATCTGGTTCTTGCTCGCCGGCAGGCGGTAGTACTCGCCGCGGAAGGGGATGATCTGGTGGTCGATCTTCACCCCGGCCAGGCGTGCCAGGCGGTCGGACTGCAGCCCGGCGCAGGCTACCAGCTGGCGCGCGCGCCAGGTACGGCTGTTGCTGCCGATGGCGACGTGGTCGGCGTGCTCCTGGATGCTGCGCACGGCAGTGGACAGGTGCACTTCGCCGCCGCCGTGGCGGATCACCTTGGCCATG
Coding sequences:
- a CDS encoding DUF2628 domain-containing protein is translated as MESIPQTQVPADLSRYKPKWQERFAFFEQNGGPRDPRFKQAFKALSLGKRLLINMNWIAFFFGPIYLFVLGLWKKNLALLGISLLVGIVLGFYEGFTGTELPRAVDTGVNCGLAALWATVTNYAYYLKEVKGQQGWNPFEK
- a CDS encoding BatD family protein — encoded protein: MSRFGALLLGLLWSLAAQAEPVLQASVDRTRLEAGETLELTLESQDVTQFGKPDLRALEGDFEVRGTRQLNSLHSLDGETRASTRWIITLLPRRSGSLNIPSLQLGQSHSQPIELQVQQADSQRPGVASQVFIEATLDSPSVYVQAQAVLTLRIYHSVALYDDSSLSPLQLENAKVDPLGESRTYEKDINGVRHGVIETRYALYPQQSGPLEVPPLKFTATAADNGEQPAGSPRVGRQVQVSSQPLRLEVKPIPASYPSDRPWLPARNLTLEEHWNPDPASQATQIGDSLTRNITLRAEGLSSPQLPPLPATEAVGLRRYPDQPLLRNDISERGMIANREEREALVPTHSGELALPALEVTWWNTREDHLEHSSLPARTLNVQDNPALSADTPVGDSRVGNALLWPWQLATLLLALTTLAGFALWWRARSQPAVLRAAQSGPSPRTLLDDLKRACQANDPQATRQALDAWARQQPETLAEMAARFVPLSDALDGLNGALYSESGQYWHGDELWRAIGTIPPAEQVLAPAGETGNLPPLYPK
- a CDS encoding vWA domain-containing protein → MIDLWPQWLRPLWLLVIPLLGWLLFKLWHRRKRAGRWQLILPQAFHAVLLGGGRGGSGKLPWVALGLAWLLVVLALLGPSWQRLEETRQRPADPLVILLELTPQMLAEDSAPNRLEQARRKILDLLEHRRDSQTALIVYAGSAHTLVPLSDDLGTTRNLLEAVDPSIMPQPGQRADLAVQKGLALLAQSGLGQGRLLLIGSALSEPERQGIVQALGRQGPSLLMLGIGSAEGAPVRQANGEFLKDEQGAILVPRLDSTSLKAFIGGTGGRYRHARIDDLDLRGLGLFDNPRLLHNNGQTVQLDSWADQGYWLLLPLLLLAACAGRRGWLFCLPLLLALPQPSQAFEFNDLWLRPDQQGQRLLERQQPAAAAKHFEDPQWRGMALYQAGDFAGAAAAFAQGGSAAAHYNRGNALARAGELEAALDAYEQALERQPDLKPALDNQALVQQLLQQRQAKAEEQPAEADAQGSPGNESEGNSSSASNPSQGTPGGDEQAQAGADNNGTTQATAPGNATGDDDSITQPPQRPLATSLDAEQRQALEQWLREIPDNPAELLRRKFWYEQQLHQENPR
- a CDS encoding vWA domain-containing protein, coding for MFELAWPWIFLLLPLPWLARLLLPAADSGEPVLKVGFLDELEGLAGRRARLNLPTWRQQAPFLLIWLLLLLAAARPQWLGDPVPVSASGRDLLVAVDVSGSMDFPDMQWQNDEISRLDLVKALMGDFLQDRQGDRVGLILFGSQAYLQAPLTFDRRTVRTFLDEAQIGIAGKNTAIGDAIGLAVKRLRQRPAQSRVLILITDGANNGGQIHPLTAARLAAQEGVRIYTIGIGANPEASGTPGLLGLNPSLDLDEAALKEIADITHGSYFRAHDGAELGAIGDTLDQLEPVAQQPTQARTAIELYAWPLGLALLLSVLLVVAVQWPDNQLQRLLRKPRFLQPHPEWRQRLKRLRLRRRR
- a CDS encoding DUF4381 domain-containing protein yields the protein MNPLDQLQPLIPPHAIGLWPPAPGWWLLLALLPLLGWGLWRLRHWRPRKAVVARAEQPLDPVRIEALAELARLPRPYDGAPAGAWLQQINALLKRLCRNHYPGANSHTLNGRQWLAFLDNRCPAAGLTRWMVLVEGAYRPECKLDDKAIAGLAQAVETWIRKHV
- a CDS encoding DUF58 domain-containing protein, whose translation is MPTAHVAEPGIRIGLAELIDMRHRVREIQLFSRPGQRSPLVGLHHSRLRGRGVDFDQVRVYQAGDDVRNIDWRVTARTQEPHTKLFHEERERPIFIMVEQSQRLFFGSGLMFKSVLAAQAAALFGWAALGHNDRIGGLVFGDNDHLEIKPRRSKQSLLQLLNRLAKVNQALHTEAVPQPDSLGLALRRAREVLRPGSLAIVICDERALSASVEQHLAMLSRHCDVLLMPVSDPLDHALPAAGLLRFAQRGAQLELDTLDSSLRQAYRQQAEARIEGWELLAQKLRVVLMPLSTQSEMIEQLREYLNAQRPGTAK
- a CDS encoding AAA family ATPase, which produces MEHREALIALRTFLSSQILGQEKLVERLLIVLLADGHMLVEGAPGLAKTKAIKELAEGIEAQFHRIQFTPDLLPADITGTEIYRPETGSFVFQQGPIFHNLVLADEINRAPAKVQSALLEAMAERQVSVGRSTYELSPLFLVMATQNPIEQEGTYPLPEAQLDRFLMHVKIGFPDAAVERRILLQARGEALGGEVKPERRVSQQAIFAARKEILGLYMADAVEEYLVQLVMATRTPAKFDSELADWIAYGASPRGSIALDRCARAHAWLAGRDFVSPEDIQAVLFDVLRHRIILSFEAEAAGVDQDRVVQRILDVVAVA
- a CDS encoding MFS transporter, which produces MSVHETALAASETPEQQRKRLRKVAAATIFGSMLEWYDFYLYATMAAIVFSKIFFDPSNPAVASLLAFSTFAIGFIARPFGGVLFGYLGDRFGRKHVLVITFCMMGLCTMLIGLIPGYATIGIWAPILLVIIRIIQGLGAGAELSGAAVTSYEHASEGKRGSQGAWPALGLNLGLLLSSLTVYLLTMNGNEFLLAGGWRIPFIASIALVAVGLWVRKSIPETPDFKALDKAEEKPQVSPLKLLFKNDLKGLAVVFFVAVGYNALSYIFKTFSLAYLTQFKGVEAHVTSLSVTLASLVAIFAVPFFGWLCDKWSSKTVLMLGGVLSALFAYPFLALLSTGEPMLIYLAIAVGTGILAPMMFAPQGSFLSRQFPTQTRSSGFGTGREVGTAVAGGLAPLGGLALVAGSATHSTDGVALILAVAGVLVVVFAFFDQGWRHSQAKN
- the lhgO gene encoding L-2-hydroxyglutarate oxidase, yielding MTYDYCIIGGGIVGLATAMALLTQRPGASLLILEKEASLGRHQTGHNSGVIHAGIYYAPGSLKAELCKRGAQATKDFCREHGIAFEVCGKLLVASNELEVQRMQALYERSQQNGLKVERLDAAALREREPNIVGKGALFLDATGIVDYTQVCDAMAKVIRHGGGEVHLSTAVRSIQEHADHVAIGSNSRTWRARQLVACAGLQSDRLARLAGVKIDHQIIPFRGEYYRLPASKNQIVNHLIYPIPDPELPFLGVHLTRMIDGSVTVGPNAVLGFGRENYRKFSVNWRDVAEYARFPGFWKTIWNNLGSGTTEMKNSLFKRGYLEQCRKYCPSLEVEDLLPYEAGIRAQAVMRDGTLVHDFLFAETPRMVHVCNAPSPAATSAIPIGQMIAEKILKAR